In Methanobacterium paludis, the following proteins share a genomic window:
- a CDS encoding glycosyltransferase family 2 protein yields MVKITALLPAYNEEISIGSMVIKTKKHVDEVIVIDDGSTDATAKIAEVAGAKVIKHESNLGKGAALKTGFEAVDGADVVVTIDADGQHSPSEIPKLITPIINGETDVVNGSRYINGGEKNTPTYRRVGQSVLDIATNINGRTNITDSQSGFRAFAAHTIPVFRFHQNGFGIESEMLTDASNAGLRIEEVSVSVEYHENSHKKNPLSHGVGVLVKVLQDMQFKRPIYYFTIPGLVLIVVGLAAGLVFFGQYLGDPNMGGPSGPGKSLATTVLAGLVTITGVFIAFTGIILDSMTQMIKENMMHMNK; encoded by the coding sequence ATGGTGAAGATAACGGCATTGTTACCTGCTTACAATGAGGAGATATCCATAGGCAGTATGGTGATAAAAACTAAAAAACACGTTGACGAAGTTATAGTTATTGATGATGGTAGTACAGATGCCACGGCAAAAATAGCAGAAGTTGCTGGTGCAAAGGTTATAAAACACGAATCCAACCTGGGAAAGGGGGCTGCCCTTAAAACTGGTTTTGAAGCTGTTGATGGGGCCGATGTTGTGGTCACAATAGATGCAGACGGCCAGCACAGCCCTTCAGAAATACCAAAACTCATAACTCCCATAATAAATGGGGAAACAGATGTTGTAAACGGCAGCAGGTACATTAATGGGGGAGAAAAGAACACTCCAACCTACAGAAGGGTGGGTCAAAGCGTGCTGGACATAGCAACCAACATAAACGGAAGAACCAACATCACCGATAGTCAAAGCGGTTTCAGAGCCTTCGCAGCACACACCATACCCGTGTTCCGATTCCATCAGAATGGTTTTGGTATTGAAAGTGAAATGTTAACAGATGCATCAAATGCAGGTTTAAGGATAGAGGAAGTAAGTGTAAGTGTTGAGTACCATGAAAATTCGCATAAAAAAAATCCCCTCAGCCATGGTGTGGGTGTGCTTGTCAAGGTGCTGCAGGACATGCAGTTCAAAAGACCAATTTATTACTTCACAATTCCAGGATTAGTGCTCATCGTGGTGGGTTTGGCTGCAGGTCTGGTTTTCTTTGGACAGTACCTTGGCGACCCCAATATGGGCGGACCCAGCGGACCGGGTAAGAGTCTTGCAACAACTGTTCTTGCAGGTTTAGTCACCATAACTGGGGTGTTCATTGCATTTACCGGGATAATACTTGACAGCATGACACAGATGATCAAAGAAAACATGATGCACATGAACAAATGA
- a CDS encoding Ig-like domain-containing protein: MIFLLFGVSILSLSCVSATGLNTTVTPHVTAVNPSNNAVNVGVDKVINVTFSEPIKAGSNWIEVTNSNGKAIPITTSINGSTLTITPTNNLTKATKYTVLIHTGSITDMDNNSVSPYVSRFTTDSTVPTVKTADPANSAVNIAITKVIKITFSEAIKTGNNWIEVTNSNGKAIPITTSINGSTLTITPTNNLTKATKYTVLIHTGSITDLAGNNVAGYVTRFTTDGTAPTVKTADPKNSATNIAITKVITVTFSEPIKAGTSWIEVTNSNGKAIPITTSINGSTLTITPTNNLTKATKYTVLIHTGSITDLAGNNVAGYVTRFTTDGTAPTVKSSNPANSATNIAITKVITVTFSEAIKAGTSWIELISSNGTSIDIKISISGNTLTITPTSNLTNATPYTVLIHTGSITDLAGNNVAGYVTRFTTYMNSWCRPVYIISDNIINTTTDNARINQIIDGLATLGVYAENCGLGPNKHIEVLESAQVPQNALVVDICGGACAGTIYEMNTTWYKGIKGSRKVFTVFWAPTSVDITGLAWLVRAHDDDFDPASFTGLAHPDQYMLSNGYNYIYSGDMNAIINSIYNESKI, from the coding sequence ATGATATTTCTTCTATTTGGAGTGTCAATTCTCTCTTTAAGCTGCGTATCAGCCACTGGATTAAACACAACTGTTACTCCTCATGTTACTGCAGTGAATCCATCCAATAACGCTGTTAACGTTGGGGTAGACAAGGTGATAAACGTCACTTTCAGCGAACCGATAAAGGCCGGTAGCAATTGGATAGAAGTCACAAACAGTAACGGCAAAGCAATACCAATCACCACATCAATCAACGGCAGCACACTAACCATAACACCAACCAACAATCTAACCAAAGCAACCAAATACACAGTACTCATACACACAGGCAGCATAACAGACATGGACAATAATAGCGTGTCTCCTTATGTAAGCCGTTTCACAACAGACAGCACAGTACCCACAGTAAAAACTGCAGACCCTGCAAACAGCGCCGTGAACATCGCAATAACTAAGGTGATCAAAATCACCTTCAGCGAAGCAATAAAAACCGGGAACAACTGGATAGAAGTCACAAACAGTAACGGCAAAGCAATACCAATCACCACATCAATCAACGGCAGCACACTAACCATAACACCAACCAACAACCTGACCAAAGCAACCAAATACACAGTACTCATACACACAGGCAGCATAACAGACCTGGCAGGTAACAACGTAGCAGGATACGTAACCAGATTCACAACAGACGGCACAGCACCCACAGTAAAAACTGCAGATCCTAAAAACAGCGCTACAAACATTGCAATAACCAAGGTAATTACAGTCACATTCAGCGAACCGATAAAAGCTGGTACCAGTTGGATAGAAGTCACAAACAGTAACGGCAAAGCAATACCAATCACCACATCAATCAACGGCAGCACACTAACCATAACACCAACCAACAACCTGACCAAAGCAACCAAATACACAGTACTCATACACACAGGCAGCATAACAGACCTGGCAGGTAACAACGTAGCAGGATACGTAACCAGATTCACAACAGACGGCACAGCACCCACAGTAAAAAGTTCAAACCCTGCAAACAGCGCTACAAACATTGCAATAACCAAGGTAATTACAGTCACATTCAGCGAAGCAATAAAGGCCGGTACCAGTTGGATAGAACTCATAAGCAGTAACGGAACATCGATAGATATCAAAATATCAATCAGCGGCAACACACTAACCATAACACCCACCAGCAACCTGACCAACGCAACCCCGTACACTGTACTCATACACACAGGCAGCATAACAGACCTGGCAGGTAACAACGTAGCAGGATACGTAACCAGATTCACAACCTACATGAACTCATGGTGCAGGCCAGTTTACATTATCAGTGATAACATAATCAACACTACAACAGACAACGCTCGTATAAATCAGATAATTGATGGATTAGCTACGTTGGGAGTTTATGCAGAGAATTGTGGTTTAGGTCCAAATAAACACATCGAAGTGCTGGAAAGTGCGCAAGTACCACAAAATGCACTGGTAGTGGATATATGTGGAGGTGCGTGTGCAGGGACAATCTATGAGATGAACACGACCTGGTATAAAGGTATAAAAGGAAGCAGGAAAGTATTTACAGTATTTTGGGCTCCTACTTCTGTTGATATAACTGGATTAGCATGGTTAGTTAGAGCACACGATGATGATTTCGATCCTGCGAGCTTTACAGGATTGGCACATCCAGATCAGTACATGTTAAGCAATGGGTACAACTACATCTACTCTGGAGATATGAACGCCATAATAAACAGCATATACAATGAATCAAAAATATAA
- a CDS encoding glycosyltransferase family 39 protein gives MTFDYKQFKKFLWIIPAVVAFLIALIPTLKYGWPLTTDIFYQVHVAQVYGQYGLTLIDPLMDPGLGRKIGYPPLFSLMLLFLASTLKLNYFTVARALQPIFAFLTVLTVTYAGKKFYGEVAGISAGFLLISSFLFSRLMSPLPETLALIFVTLAVYLFYRSAVDKKYLYAVISGFLFILVVLTHQSAPVCLFAILTACTLVVGILKRDTSFFKSYAVFLATNIVGALIVALALFLIAPNIMHAVLAKGVLAATGYHTSLPTNDPISNLKYIAYLGILLLFVVIGGFVSYKKRRTADIFIITWAVVMLIASKAYWFGVNVTSIRLLVYLLLPLSILGGSGLSYLYNEYKKKEFTSKSIRSAFLISVFVISSLYGITTVQDPNFNVIPKYDVYAYQNMSIMNPQIAPPTTSDVGLADWFSKNANSSYGVVSNNQNTNQFLVSTTGQTVFNHYTIGKMPNNASLIKYNIRYLVFDKRLTFSGDKSQNKTLTRGMYTFVNNATYGTDKWVLPYMKLVYENTDYNVYEITINS, from the coding sequence ATGACATTCGATTATAAACAGTTTAAAAAATTTTTATGGATTATCCCCGCTGTGGTGGCGTTTTTAATAGCGTTGATCCCGACTTTAAAGTATGGATGGCCCTTAACAACCGATATATTTTATCAAGTACATGTTGCACAGGTTTACGGCCAGTACGGGCTGACATTAATAGATCCACTTATGGACCCTGGTTTAGGGCGTAAAATTGGTTATCCTCCACTTTTCAGTTTGATGCTCCTTTTCCTGGCATCCACGCTGAAACTTAACTACTTCACAGTTGCACGCGCATTACAGCCCATATTTGCATTTTTAACCGTTTTAACAGTTACTTATGCTGGTAAAAAGTTCTACGGTGAAGTTGCAGGGATATCAGCAGGATTCCTGTTAATATCAAGTTTCCTTTTCAGCAGGCTGATGTCCCCTTTACCAGAGACACTGGCGTTGATATTTGTGACGCTGGCAGTTTACCTTTTCTACAGGTCAGCTGTGGATAAAAAATATTTATACGCTGTAATTTCAGGATTTCTGTTTATACTGGTGGTTTTAACACATCAATCAGCACCAGTATGTCTATTTGCAATTTTAACTGCATGTACATTGGTTGTAGGAATTTTAAAAAGGGATACCTCCTTTTTCAAAAGCTACGCTGTTTTTCTCGCGACCAACATCGTAGGTGCCCTGATTGTTGCCCTTGCACTCTTCCTGATTGCACCAAATATCATGCACGCAGTTCTGGCAAAGGGTGTTCTTGCAGCAACCGGATACCACACATCCCTACCTACAAACGACCCAATAAGCAACCTGAAGTACATTGCATACCTGGGCATCCTCCTATTGTTTGTGGTTATAGGCGGATTTGTTTCATATAAAAAGAGGAGAACCGCAGATATATTTATCATAACCTGGGCTGTGGTTATGCTCATCGCAAGTAAAGCTTACTGGTTTGGGGTTAATGTTACTTCCATCAGACTTCTTGTCTATCTATTACTGCCCCTTTCCATTTTGGGAGGTTCTGGTTTAAGCTACCTGTACAATGAGTACAAGAAAAAGGAATTCACATCAAAATCCATCAGATCTGCATTTTTGATCTCAGTGTTTGTGATTTCATCCCTCTATGGAATTACAACTGTTCAAGACCCGAACTTCAATGTGATTCCAAAGTACGATGTGTACGCATACCAGAACATGAGCATAATGAATCCTCAGATTGCTCCGCCTACAACTTCGGATGTGGGCCTTGCAGACTGGTTCAGCAAAAATGCAAACAGTAGCTACGGTGTTGTATCAAACAACCAGAACACCAACCAGTTCCTGGTTTCAACAACAGGACAAACTGTATTCAATCATTACACCATAGGAAAAATGCCTAATAATGCAAGTTTGATTAAGTACAACATCAGATACCTGGTTTTTGATAAGAGGCTCACATTCAGCGGCGATAAATCTCAAAATAAGACATTAACACGTGGTATGTACACGTTTGTTAACAACGCAACCTACGGTACAGATAAATGGGTCTTACCTTACATGAAACTGGTTTATGAAAATACGGACTATAATGTATATGAGATCACGATAAACAGTTGA
- a CDS encoding DUF166 domain-containing protein, translating into MKIRIFILSCGEYGSRIINNIANKGLGSSIIGLHEFPDDLPEFIDDFEEYIPKELPECDLILSLDLYGDINMVIPAIARKTGAKSIIVPIHDPAQIPPGLQREIEEAAGDVTIVFPKPFCSLKPTGDEVIDEFVKYFGKPEVEIDSDERIKSVKILRDAPCGAAGYVAENLEGLNVEDAEMEAGNKIHNYPCLASMKTDPMIGDTILHLAGYKIKEAVKESLGFAEASAVVDEESCMGDTECDHNCIDVCPNVKIGDDTIILKDNGKVVIDPASCGCCEICVRECPYGAIEIVDEEIPLNK; encoded by the coding sequence ATGAAAATCAGAATATTTATACTGAGTTGCGGAGAATACGGATCGAGGATCATAAATAATATTGCAAATAAGGGCCTTGGATCCTCCATAATTGGACTGCATGAATTTCCAGATGACCTCCCCGAATTCATAGACGATTTTGAAGAGTACATCCCAAAAGAACTGCCTGAATGCGACCTCATCTTATCACTGGACCTTTACGGGGACATAAACATGGTAATACCAGCCATAGCCCGTAAAACCGGTGCAAAATCCATAATTGTTCCTATACATGACCCTGCACAGATTCCACCTGGTCTTCAAAGGGAGATAGAGGAAGCTGCTGGAGATGTTACCATTGTGTTCCCAAAACCATTCTGTTCCCTTAAACCCACAGGGGATGAGGTTATAGATGAGTTTGTCAAATATTTCGGAAAACCCGAGGTAGAAATTGATTCAGACGAACGCATAAAGAGTGTAAAAATTTTAAGGGACGCTCCATGCGGTGCAGCAGGGTACGTGGCAGAAAACCTTGAAGGTTTGAATGTTGAAGACGCTGAAATGGAAGCAGGAAACAAGATCCATAATTATCCCTGCCTTGCATCCATGAAAACAGACCCCATGATTGGCGACACAATACTGCACCTTGCAGGTTATAAAATAAAAGAAGCCGTAAAGGAGAGTCTGGGATTTGCAGAGGCCTCTGCAGTTGTCGATGAAGAAAGCTGTATGGGAGATACTGAATGCGACCACAACTGCATAGATGTATGTCCAAACGTTAAGATAGGTGACGACACCATCATACTAAAAGACAATGGAAAAGTAGTTATAGACCCGGCTTCCTGCGGATGCTGTGAAATCTGCGTTCGAGAATGTCCTTACGGTGCTATTGAAATTGTAGATGAAGAAATACCTTTAAATAAATAG
- the cobM gene encoding precorrin-4 C(11)-methyltransferase, translated as MKGKVVFIGGGPGDPELLTIKASKVLKNADVIIYAGSLVNRDVLGCAKAEADIYNSASMNLDEIVELMRRETEKGRVVARVHTGDPSIYGAIGEQIERLKKMEIPFEIIPGVSSLFATAAALEAELTLPEVSQTVIITRPEGRTPKPSSEAISKLAEHNATMCIFLGVHMIKEVAEDLKTHYPPKTPVAVVQKASWPDEKVVKGTLENIASRVKESGIEKTAIIVVGNVLGTSHITPSKLYDSGFTHEYRKGTD; from the coding sequence ATGAAAGGAAAAGTAGTATTCATAGGAGGGGGTCCTGGAGACCCTGAACTTTTAACCATCAAAGCATCTAAAGTGCTGAAAAATGCTGATGTTATCATATATGCAGGATCTCTTGTAAATAGGGATGTTTTAGGCTGTGCAAAGGCCGAAGCAGATATCTACAATAGTGCGTCCATGAACCTGGATGAGATCGTTGAACTGATGCGCAGAGAAACAGAAAAGGGCAGAGTTGTGGCAAGGGTTCACACAGGCGACCCATCTATCTACGGAGCTATCGGAGAACAGATAGAACGGCTCAAAAAGATGGAAATACCCTTTGAGATAATTCCGGGAGTTAGCTCACTTTTTGCAACTGCTGCGGCACTTGAAGCAGAGTTAACACTTCCTGAGGTATCCCAAACAGTTATAATAACCCGTCCTGAGGGAAGAACACCAAAACCATCATCTGAGGCTATTTCAAAGCTTGCAGAGCATAACGCAACCATGTGCATCTTCCTAGGGGTTCACATGATCAAAGAAGTTGCAGAGGATCTGAAAACACACTACCCCCCAAAAACCCCTGTTGCAGTTGTTCAGAAGGCTTCCTGGCCCGATGAAAAGGTTGTGAAGGGTACTCTTGAAAACATTGCATCCAGAGTCAAAGAATCTGGAATAGAAAAAACTGCAATAATCGTTGTTGGTAATGTGCTTGGTACATCTCACATCACGCCATCAAAGCTTTATGATTCCGGCTTCACACATGAGTACAGGAAGGGTACAGATTAA
- a CDS encoding Ig-like domain-containing protein, with translation MKTSNHLKIPLLLLGLMIFISFGLSTVSAATPGDNSTMYVSTTGNDSWDGQSTTYNSTTGSGPKATIKNATTIVAENGTIYIANGTYYESGININKNMNIIGESQSGTIINGQKSGNSIFLIVSGVTVTVTNLTLTNGTTTNVGGAIYNGGTLTITNSTLTNNTATSGGGVGGAIYNDNTLNITNSTFTGNTAWDGGAIYNYGGSLTIENSTFTNNTADTGGAISSYEGTLNVGNSTFTGNNATINGRAIFGGAIYNILSTASVSFCQIIDNGANEIYNDQGSVTAKYNWWANNDPSTYVNSGVDVSPWLVLTVTSDNSTILVGGNSTVTADLQHDSTGTYHDPAKEGHVPDGTLITFNLSNTRLGSLNTISTTLTNGTATTMFTATSTGTENVTATVDNQLESTSVTVESLIAYVSTNGNDNYDGLSPVWNGTSGPKATITGAINILAPNGTVYITNGTYNESNIIIDKNMNIIGESQSGTIINGQKTGNSIFTIASGVTVTITNLTLTNGTAEEYGGAIRNFGNLTVNNSTFTNNNADNCGGAIYNEGNLTVGNSTFTGNTANQYGGGAIANFRTLTVGNSTFTNNSIDGSNVSGGAIRNFFGTLTVGNSTFTGNTAHNGGAIYNCGGSSTVGNSTFTGNTAYVGGAIANWYTDVSVSFCRILDNGANEIYNDAGSVTARYNWWGSNDDPSSKVSDGVDVSPWLVLTVTSDNSTILVGGNSTVTVDLQHDSTETYHDPIKEGHVPDGTTVIFNLSDTSLGSLSTISTTLTNGTATTLFTSTNSGSENVIATVDNQLLSTLITINKLNTTLIVGNVTGSNGQNVNLTATLKDENGNPLTGKTVTFTVNGKDYTAVTDSNGVATLGYTLSEAGTYTITANFGNDTSYGNSTGNATLTINPASYLYLNTTTSNKNPTVGDTFIITYKLGNNGPDNATNVTMSFQIPSGLEFVTASVDNGTWTYNAANRTITWTLSNVAVGDPYLYLTVKASGSGSYIITPTITSETFNQNTNPLTPFTVNVQAQNNNNSNGNNTNTVNAATQTISMQHTGVPLAGLALAILTIFSGMLPRRKQ, from the coding sequence ATGAAAACAAGTAATCACTTAAAAATTCCGTTGTTACTTTTAGGTCTCATGATTTTCATCAGTTTCGGATTAAGCACTGTAAGTGCTGCTACTCCAGGTGATAATTCAACCATGTATGTCAGTACAACTGGTAATGATAGTTGGGATGGACAATCAACAACCTATAATAGTACAACGGGAAGTGGACCAAAAGCAACAATAAAAAACGCAACAACAATAGTTGCAGAAAACGGAACAATATACATAGCAAATGGAACCTACTATGAATCCGGAATAAACATCAACAAAAACATGAACATTATAGGTGAAAGCCAAAGTGGGACCATAATAAACGGACAAAAATCTGGAAACAGCATATTCCTAATAGTATCAGGAGTAACAGTCACCGTAACCAACCTAACACTAACAAATGGAACCACAACTAATGTTGGTGGAGCCATCTACAACGGTGGAACACTAACAATAACCAACAGCACACTCACAAACAACACCGCAACCTCAGGTGGTGGGGTTGGTGGGGCCATCTACAACGATAACACATTAAACATAACCAACAGTACATTCACAGGCAACACCGCATGGGATGGTGGAGCTATCTACAACTATGGTGGTAGTTTGACCATTGAGAATAGTACATTCACAAACAACACCGCAGACACTGGTGGAGCCATCAGTAGCTATGAAGGAACTTTAAATGTGGGGAATAGTACATTCACAGGCAATAACGCAACCATTAATGGTAGAGCCATCTTCGGTGGGGCCATCTACAACATACTTTCAACTGCGTCTGTTTCGTTTTGTCAGATCATAGACAATGGGGCAAACGAGATCTACAACGATCAAGGAAGTGTGACTGCCAAGTATAATTGGTGGGCCAACAATGATCCTTCAACTTACGTTAACAGTGGTGTGGATGTTTCTCCTTGGTTAGTTTTAACTGTTACAAGTGATAACTCCACAATACTTGTTGGGGGTAACTCTACTGTAACTGCTGACTTACAACACGACTCAACGGGAACATACCATGACCCAGCAAAAGAAGGTCATGTGCCTGATGGAACTTTGATAACCTTTAACCTATCAAATACCAGGTTAGGCAGTTTAAACACAATATCAACCACACTAACAAACGGCACAGCTACAACAATGTTCACAGCAACAAGTACAGGTACAGAGAATGTTACAGCAACAGTTGACAATCAACTTGAATCAACATCAGTGACCGTGGAATCATTGATAGCATACGTCAGCACCAATGGAAATGACAATTACGATGGACTATCACCTGTATGGAACGGTACAAGCGGACCTAAAGCCACAATAACCGGCGCTATAAATATATTAGCACCAAACGGAACAGTATACATAACAAATGGAACCTACAATGAATCCAACATTATCATTGACAAAAATATGAACATTATAGGTGAAAGCCAAAGTGGGACCATAATAAACGGACAAAAAACCGGAAACAGCATATTCACAATAGCATCAGGAGTAACAGTCACCATAACCAACCTAACACTAACAAACGGAACCGCAGAGGAATATGGTGGAGCCATCCGCAACTTTGGCAATTTGACTGTAAATAACAGTACATTCACAAACAACAACGCAGATAATTGTGGTGGAGCCATATACAATGAAGGTAATTTAACTGTGGGGAATAGTACATTCACCGGCAACACCGCAAATCAATATGGTGGTGGAGCCATCGCCAACTTTAGAACTTTAACTGTGGGGAACAGTACATTCACAAACAATTCAATTGATGGATCTAATGTGAGTGGTGGGGCCATCCGCAACTTTTTTGGAACTTTAACTGTGGGGAACAGTACATTTACAGGCAACACCGCACATAATGGTGGAGCAATCTACAATTGTGGGGGTAGTTCGACTGTGGGGAACAGTACATTTACAGGCAACACCGCATATGTTGGTGGAGCCATCGCCAACTGGTATACTGATGTGTCTGTTTCGTTTTGTCGGATTTTAGACAATGGGGCAAACGAGATCTACAACGATGCTGGAAGTGTGACTGCTAGGTATAATTGGTGGGGATCAAACGATGACCCCTCAAGCAAGGTTAGCGATGGTGTGGATGTTTCTCCTTGGTTAGTTTTAACTGTTACAAGTGATAACTCCACAATACTTGTTGGGGGTAACTCTACTGTAACTGTTGACTTACAACACGACTCAACAGAAACATACCATGACCCTATAAAAGAAGGGCATGTACCTGATGGAACCACCGTAATATTTAACCTGTCAGATACCAGTTTAGGTAGTTTAAGCACAATATCAACCACATTAACAAACGGCACAGCCACAACACTGTTCACATCAACTAACAGTGGTAGTGAAAATGTTATAGCAACAGTTGACAATCAACTACTTTCAACATTAATCACTATCAATAAATTGAACACTACATTAATTGTGGGTAATGTGACGGGTAGTAATGGACAAAATGTTAATTTAACAGCCACTCTTAAAGACGAAAATGGAAATCCTTTAACGGGTAAAACTGTTACTTTCACAGTAAATGGGAAAGATTATACTGCGGTTACTGATAGTAATGGAGTTGCTACACTAGGTTACACACTATCAGAAGCAGGAACTTATACCATAACTGCAAACTTTGGAAATGATACAAGTTATGGAAACAGCACTGGAAACGCAACATTAACAATTAATCCGGCATCATACCTGTACCTGAACACTACAACATCCAACAAGAACCCCACTGTGGGTGACACATTCATTATAACCTACAAATTAGGTAACAATGGACCGGATAATGCAACCAATGTTACAATGTCTTTCCAGATACCATCTGGTTTGGAATTTGTAACTGCAAGTGTTGATAACGGAACATGGACCTACAACGCTGCCAATCGGACAATAACCTGGACATTATCTAATGTAGCTGTGGGAGATCCTTACTTATACCTCACAGTCAAGGCATCAGGAAGTGGAAGTTACATAATCACACCAACAATAACCTCAGAAACCTTTAATCAGAACACAAACCCACTAACACCATTTACAGTCAACGTACAAGCACAAAACAACAATAATTCCAATGGAAACAACACTAACACAGTAAACGCAGCAACACAAACAATCAGCATGCAACATACAGGCGTACCACTAGCAGGATTAGCCTTAGCAATCCTAACCATATTCAGTGGAATGTTACCAAGAAGAAAACAATAA
- a CDS encoding stage II sporulation protein M, producing the protein MKRYTKIGAVLVTVLLTVFAGLTGFFESLFWFLYPVKVYMFYLNSVFLMLGICLNIISEFVEKRKKLLFNSSILITVIGLCIVSVIWGYTHPEQVTNISHAYNLTDFLTSSISIFLGNVLGNLLAILLSPTILAPYFILSHTIYRSYDITGVVNYYGVNGLLYFLLQPHIYVELFATALSLIAGFKIVSKTVKSVISIKSIGVKNSLIEIKDAVVYELKNTMPKVIILLLIAALLETLFPIYLLGKYLLGVGL; encoded by the coding sequence ATGAAAAGATATACAAAGATTGGGGCGGTGCTGGTAACTGTTTTGTTGACTGTTTTTGCAGGTCTTACTGGTTTTTTTGAATCTTTGTTCTGGTTTTTATATCCAGTTAAAGTTTATATGTTTTATTTGAACTCAGTTTTTTTGATGCTTGGTATCTGTTTGAATATAATTTCTGAATTTGTTGAAAAAAGGAAAAAATTATTGTTTAACAGTTCTATATTAATTACAGTAATTGGTTTATGCATAGTATCTGTTATTTGGGGTTATACACATCCAGAACAAGTCACAAACATTTCACATGCATATAATCTAACAGATTTTCTGACGAGTTCTATCTCAATATTCCTTGGTAACGTATTAGGTAATTTATTAGCAATTTTATTAAGTCCAACAATACTTGCCCCTTACTTCATACTCAGCCACACTATATACCGGTCTTATGATATAACCGGTGTAGTAAATTATTATGGGGTTAATGGTCTGTTATACTTCTTATTACAGCCCCACATATATGTTGAACTTTTTGCAACAGCATTATCCCTCATAGCAGGATTTAAAATAGTTTCAAAAACAGTTAAATCTGTTATATCCATTAAGAGTATTGGTGTGAAAAATTCATTAATAGAAATAAAGGACGCAGTAGTATACGAACTTAAAAACACCATGCCCAAAGTAATAATCCTATTACTCATTGCAGCACTCCTAGAAACATTATTCCCCATATACTTATTAGGAAAATACTTATTAGGAGTAGGTTTATGA